In a single window of the Zea mays cultivar B73 chromosome 5, Zm-B73-REFERENCE-NAM-5.0, whole genome shotgun sequence genome:
- the LOC542324 gene encoding invertase 2, with the protein METRDTDATPLPYSYTPLPAADAASAEVSGTGRTRSRRRPLCAAALVLSAALLLAVAALVGVGSRPGAVGMTESAASSPTPSRSRGPEAGVSEKTSGASDDGGRLRGAGGNAFPWSNAMLQWQRTGFHFQPQKNWMNDPNGPVYYKGWYHLFYQYNPDGAIWGNKIAWGHAVSRDLIHWRHLPLAMVPDQWYDTNGVWTGSATTLPDGRLAMLYTGSTNASVQVQCLAVPADDADPLLTNWTKYEGNPVLYPPPGIGPKDFRDPTTAWIDPSDGAWRVVIGSKDDDGHAGIAVVYRTTDLVHFELLPGLLHRVDGTGMWECIDFYPVATRGRASANGVDMSDAIASNGAVAGDVLHVMKASMDDDRHDYYALGRYDAAANAWTPIDAGRDVGIGLRYDWGKFYASKTFYDPAKRRRVLWGWVGETDSERADVSKGWASLQGIPRTVLLDTKTGSNLLQWPVEEVETLRTNSTDLSGITIDYGSVFPLNLRRATQLDIEAEFQLDRRAVMSLNEADVGYNCSTSGGAAGRGALGPFGLLVLADRRLRREQTAVYFYVAKGLDGSLATHFCQDESRSSSATDIVKRVVGSAVPVLEDEATLSLRVLVDHSIVESFAQGGRSTATSRVYPTEAIYANAGVFLFNNATAARVTATKLVVHEMDSSYNHDYMAPVADI; encoded by the exons ATGGAGACCCGGGACACGGATGCGACGCCGCTCCCCTACTCGTACACGCCGCTGCCGGCCGCCGACGCCGCGTCGGCCGAGGTCTCCGGCACCGGCAGGACGCGGAGCAGGCGGCGGCCCCTCTGCGCGGCGGCGCTCGTGCTCTCCGCCGCGCTGCTCCTAGCCGTGGCCGCGCTCGTCGGCGTCGGTAGCCGGCCCGGCGCGGTGGGGATGACAGAGTCGGCGGCCTCGTCGCCGACGCCGAGCAGGAGCAGGGGCCCCGAGGCCGGCGTGTCCGAGAAGACGTCCGGCGCGTCTGACGACGGCGGCAGGCTCCGTGGAGCCGGCGGGAACGCCTTCCCGTGGAGCAATGCGATGCTGCAGTGGCAGCGCACGGGATTCCACTTCCAGCCGCAGAAGAACTGGATGAACGACCCCAATG GCCCCGTGTACTACAAGGGCTGGTACCACCTCTTCTACCAGTACAACCCTGACGGCGCCATCTGGGGCAACAAGATCGCGTGGGGCCACGCCGTGTCCCGCGACCTGATCCACTGGCGCCACCTCCCGCTGGCCATGGTGCCCGACCAGTGGTACGACACCAACGGCGTGTGGACGGGGTCCGCCACCACGCTCCCCGACGGCCGCCTCGCCATGCTCTACACGGGCTCCACCAACGCCTCCGTCCAGGTGCAGTGCCTGGCCGTGCCCGCCGACGACGCCGACCCGCTGCTCACCAACTGGACCAAGTACGAGGGCAACCCGGTGCTGTACCCGCCCCCGGGCATCGGGCCCAAGGACTTCCGCGACCCCACCACGGCCTGGATCGACCCCTCGGACGGCGCATGGCGCGTCGTCATCGGCTCCAAGGACGACGACGGCCACGCGGGCATCGCCGTCGTCTACCGCACCACGGACCTGGTGCACTTCGAGCTCCTCCCGGGCCTGCTCCACCGCGTCGACGGCACCGGCATGTGGGAGTGCATCGACTTCTACCCCGTCGCCACACGAGGCAGGGCGTCGGCCAACGGCGTCGACATGTCCGACGCCATCGCCAGCAACGGCGCCGTCGCCGGGGACGTCCTGCACGTCATGAAGGCCAGCATGGACGACGACCGCCACGACTACTACGCGCTGGGGAGGTACGACGCGGCCGCCAACGCCTGGACGCCGATCGACGCCGGCAGGGACGTCGGCATCGGCCTGCGCTACGACTGGGGCAAGTTCTACGCGTCCAAGACGTTCTACGACCCGGCCAAGCGCCGCCGCGTGCTGTGGGGATGGGTTGGCGAGACAGACTCGGAGCGCGCGGACGTGTCCAAGGGATGGGCGTCGCTGCAG ggtaTCCCCCGGACGGTGCTCCTGGACACCAAGACGGGTAGCAACCTGCTGCAGTGGCCCGTGGAGGAGGTGGAGACGCTGCGCACCAACTCCACCGACCTCAGCGGCATCACCATCGACTACGGCTCCGTGTTCCCGCTCAACCTCCGCCGCGCCACCCAGCTGGACATCGAGGCGGAGTTCCAGCTGGACCGCCGCGCCGTCATGTCGCTCAACGAGGCGGACGTGGGCTACAACTGCAGCACCAGCGGGGGCGCCGCCGGCCGCGGCGCGCTGGGGCCCTTCGGCCTGCTCGTCCTCGCCGACCGCCGCCTCCGCCGCGAGCAGACGGCCGTCTACTTCTACGTGGCCAAGGGCCTGGACGGCTCCCTCGCCACGCACTTCTGCCAGGACGAGTCCCGCTCCTCCAGCGCCACCGACATCGTCAAGCGCGTCGTCGGCAGCGCCGTCCCCGTGCTGGAGGACGAGGCCACGCTCTCGCTCCGGGTGCTCGTCGACCACTCCATCGTCGAGAGCTTCGCGCAGGGCGGGAGGTCCACCGCCACATCGCGCGTCTACCCCACCGAGGCCATCTACGCCAACGCCGGCGTCTTCCTCTTCAACAACGCCACCGCCGCGCGGGTCACGGCCACGAAGCTCGTCGTCCACGAGATGGACTCGTCATACAACCACGACTACATGGCGCCGGTGGCAGACATCTGA